In Eremothecium gossypii ATCC 10895 chromosome IV, complete sequence, the genomic stretch ggcggaggaggcgaGCGCGAGGCCGGGCGCTACGgagccggcggcggcgccggcgcgcgaAGCGGACCAGTTCTTTGGGTTTGACGAAGACGTAAACCTGATCGACCTTTCGGATGAGGGCGAGTCTCCGCGGGGCGGGAGCAAGAACCCTTTCATAACCGGCTCGcccgaggaggagggcgaCGGTAGCGACTACGAGTTCAACGTCGACGACTACTTCAACCACTACCTGGAGggcgacgaggacgagACGCCGCTGGGGGCAAAGCTGGAAAGATTGTCGCTGGAATCTTCGGAACCGCCACCTGTGCTGGCCACCAAGGCCCGTGCGGAGCCCTCGCAGTCACGGGCGCCGGCCAACCGCGGCCACTACAGGGCGGGACCGCGCGCGGCTAGCAGCACTGCATCGCTGGGGAACCTGGGTCGACCTTGCTCTGCCCCAACGGTTGATGGCGCGAATCTTTCGACGCAGGCTGCGCGCAACGCGGTCCAGCCCGTtgccgcggcggcagccagCAGCGGGAACATTCCCGCCGCACGGCGGGCTCGGCCGGAGAGGCGGAGAGTCAAAACTCAGGTACGGCGCCCTGGTGGCGGGAGCGGCCATGCCGTCACCAGTCGGTACATCGTATACAGGAAATCCGCCACACAGAAGGCGACGCCTGTTGGCACACCCGGAGGCACTCCTCCTCTAGGCGTAAAGGGAGAACCGGTTCCGAATTCATGGCATGCTACACCGTGTGGCTCACCTGCGGCCTCCCTCACAAAGGATATAAATGAGGAGGCTTATTCAGAGGATCTTAAGGAGGAGATGGAAGCAGGCATCATCGACTCCCTACGGGGGGTTGACAAAACGGCTGCCAAACAGATCTTTTCGGAAATTGTAGTTCGGGGAGACGAAGTCCACTGGGATGACATAGCCGGCCTCGATAGCGCAAAGAATTCGCTGAAAGAGGCAGTAGTATACCCTTTTTTGAGGCCAGACTTATTCCGTGGTTTAAGGGAACCGGTTCGGGGTATGCTACTTTTTGGCCCTCCCGGTACTGGGAAGACAATGCTGGCGAGAGCGGTTGCGACAGAGTCACATTCCACATTTTTCAGTATCAGTGCCTCAACGTTGACGTCGAAATATCTGGGAGAGAGTGAAAAACTCGTACGTGCTTTATTTGCTGTAGCCAGGAAACTCAGTCCTTCTATCATATTCGTAGACGAGATAGATTCCATTCTCGGCTCTAGGAATAACAATAGCGAACATGAAGCTTCTCGCAGGATAAAGACCGAGTTTCTGGTTCAATGGTCTGCACTCTCCAATGCTGCCGCTGCTAATGAGGCTAATGAGGAAGACGAAAGAGTGCTGGTCCTTGCTGCGACGAATTTACCTTGGTGTATTGACGAGGCCGCAAGAAGGAGATTTGTTAAGAGGCAATATATACCACTGCCGGAAGGTGAAACACGAAGGCTTCAAATCGAACGCCTGCTTTCTAAACAAAAACATACATTGACAGAAGAGGGGTTTGCGGAATTGATACGTCTGACCGAAGGTTATAGCGGCAGCGATATTACTTCTCTAGCCAAGGACGCGGCAATGGGCCCACTACGAGAGCTAGGGGATAATTTGTTGATGACTCCTAGAGAGAACATTAGGCCAATTGCACTTGAAGATTTTATAAACAGTTTAAACTACATCAAACCGTCCGTGTCCCCAGAGGGCTTACTGCAATATGAAAATTGGGCGGATAAATTCGGATCTAGCGGAGTCTGAGGTTGCTATTATACGGTTCACATTTGATATTAGCCTGTTTATCATGGCTAGTAACGCCCTTATTGTAATATATTTTATTGTCTCTGATTATAGTACATATAACAGTCCTCTTATTAAAAGTTGTATATGTAAGACTGTGTTCTAAATACATAGTAAGATTGCGCTCAGCTTAGAAATATTAATAATAATACAAATTTCACGGAATGTATTAACTCGGAGTCTTTTTATTTGCTTCCCGTCGCATAATTAGTTCCACAGTGACCAGAACAATATATCATCCTCAATGACCTTATTATTCTAACATTGAACGAGTTGTGATAAAGCTAAAATCCCTGGCGCTCTCACCCTTCCTTTTCGGCTCGCATAATACACCAGTCTCGTGGGCACCCTGCTTAGGCACATTGGCACTAACGATCTGAATAACTGTAGAAACAATACAAGAAATATCCTTGAACTACATAGAGTACAGGGAACAATTGAGTTACCGTCTACTACCCAATAGTATTCTTGCTGTTAAAAAGCTCGCCTTCGCACGAATTGTGTTATTCTTCCAGTCGGTTTATTATTATTTTGGTTTAGAGCTTGTACTTGCCACATAGTGGCATGCGTGTAGCCATAAAACCTGCTCCAATAACGTTCAAGTGAGAGCAGAAAATTTCAGCAGAAGGTCGATATGAAACATCAAATTATGGGACGTGGAACAGATTTTGAAGGAGCGTAATGCTCAATGAGAAGGTTCAACCTTCATGGCACTACTACCTCTTCTCAGCTGTTGCAGCAGCGTCTGTCCATGTGACAACGATCCATGCCTCGAAGGAGTACTACCGGCAGTACCAGACCCTGCAGCTGTAGGTTTTTGAGAATCCTTTAATATTGAATAGTCAAGCGTGAAGTTCATCTTGTTGATAGCCGTCCAGTCATCCAGCTTGAAAATCTTGAAATCGGCCACTTCACATAGCTCGTTGGTGAACTTCGGCTGCCCCTCACGCAAAAACCAAG encodes the following:
- the SAP1 gene encoding putative AAA family ATPase SAP1 (Syntenic homolog of Saccharomyces cerevisiae YER047C (SAP1)), which gives rise to MDGGSNAIGLLSRLSRRMKKPQQPLTDLTQLYSDVANETITNLGLEERGEIKRAYQGWKALQTHVLYELGRIERSYPQVHLYNSEEMGLQSGVQELYTKLQVHMERVGRLYETEGDRGRQTRSGTTQSGSSGSKAGSIGGTTLLRTLRRPPPAEEASARPGATEPAAAPAREADQFFGFDEDVNLIDLSDEGESPRGGSKNPFITGSPEEEGDGSDYEFNVDDYFNHYLEGDEDETPLGAKLERLSLESSEPPPVLATKARAEPSQSRAPANRGHYRAGPRAASSTASLGNLGRPCSAPTVDGANLSTQAARNAVQPVAAAAASSGNIPAARRARPERRRVKTQVRRPGGGSGHAVTSRYIVYRKSATQKATPVGTPGGTPPLGVKGEPVPNSWHATPCGSPAASLTKDINEEAYSEDLKEEMEAGIIDSLRGVDKTAAKQIFSEIVVRGDEVHWDDIAGLDSAKNSLKEAVVYPFLRPDLFRGLREPVRGMLLFGPPGTGKTMLARAVATESHSTFFSISASTLTSKYLGESEKLVRALFAVARKLSPSIIFVDEIDSILGSRNNNSEHEASRRIKTEFLVQWSALSNAAAANEANEEDERVLVLAATNLPWCIDEAARRRFVKRQYIPLPEGETRRLQIERLLSKQKHTLTEEGFAELIRLTEGYSGSDITSLAKDAAMGPLRELGDNLLMTPRENIRPIALEDFINSLNYIKPSVSPEGLLQYENWADKFGSSGV